Below is a genomic region from Candidatus Neomarinimicrobiota bacterium.
GTATATGGAATTGATTGTTAGGTTTACATTCAAACGATGAACATTTTCATTACAGGAAGTGCGGGGTTTATTGGCCGTCAACTTTGTAAGGCATTGGTAGATTTAAATCATCAGGTGACTGGGTTTGATACCAATCTATCAGGCAAAACAAAAAAGAATAACGTCATCAAAGGAGATATTCTTGATTATGAGCATTTAACTGAATCTATTCCCTCAGATACAGATTTAATTATTCATCTTGCAGCAGAACATAAAGATGAAGGTCCTTCAGTTAAAGATTACTTTCGTGTAAATGAATTGGGTACCAGCCATATTACCAAAGCAGCAATAGAAAATCACGTAAAGAAGATATTATTTTTCAGCACGGTAGGAGTCTATGGAGAACAAATTTGTGCAGATGAAAAATCGCAATTGAAACCGATCAATCCATATGGCGAATCCAAGGTCGCAGCGGAGAAAATAATTCTAAATTGGTCGAATGAATCAGCTGGCCGATCGGGATTGATAGTAAGGCCAACAGCTGTGTACGGCCCGGATAACCGAGCGAATATTTATCGTTTAATAAAACAAGCATCTACAGGAATGTTTATTATGCCTGGTGATGGTAAACATCATAAATCTGTTGTTTATGTAGAGAATGTTGTCGCTTCCTGTTTATTTCTTTTAGATCACTTTTCTCCCGGGATAAGTCAATTTAATTTAGTAGATGAACCGTCCATTCCCTTGAATGAACTCGTAGCGATTATTCGATCTTCATCCGGGAAATCAAGGAGCGTAATACATGTTCCATTACTTTTATTAAAATGCCTACTGCCAATATATGGAATACTGCAATTGATGAAAAAACGATCTCGTTCATTATCTTTTTCTCGCCTAGATAAATTCGGTTCTTCAAGTCAATTTGATGGACAGAAAATACGAAATTTGGGTTTTAAGCAACCCGCATCTACAGAAGATGGAATTAGGAAGACCATTGAGTGGAATAGAAAACATGGTTGGGATTGAGAGAATTTCTTGATTAACCAAAAATCAAATCATAACTTCGGGTAACCCTCAAGGAGTATTATCGAAATTAAACGCTAACAGTTTTTCCAGTTAAACAGGAGCCAAAACATGGATAGTCTGCATAGCGTTTCCCCAACACCAGATGTGACCGCCACCACGCGGTAGATTGATTCCGGTATAGTATATTCAATTATGACATCTGAATTTGTACATTCATTGCGCATTCGAGTCCCCAAGTGGATTATTTCTTGGGCGTTCCTGATTTCGGATACTATAGCGGGCATCCTTGCATTTTATATAGTTTTTCTTCCTGCTTCCCAGGAATTGCAATTGGATCCGATGTTTGTAGTTGGAATTTTCGTTGTCATTACGGTTGCTTGGGCTTGTTTGTTTTTTATTCTTGGTTTATATAAGGCTACATCAGATGTATCCCGATTTGGTGAAATTCAACGGGCGATAATTGCTTCATTTTCCTGTATTGTCTTAATGATTTTTCTTCAAGCGGTGCAAATC
It encodes:
- a CDS encoding NAD(P)-dependent oxidoreductase is translated as MNIFITGSAGFIGRQLCKALVDLNHQVTGFDTNLSGKTKKNNVIKGDILDYEHLTESIPSDTDLIIHLAAEHKDEGPSVKDYFRVNELGTSHITKAAIENHVKKILFFSTVGVYGEQICADEKSQLKPINPYGESKVAAEKIILNWSNESAGRSGLIVRPTAVYGPDNRANIYRLIKQASTGMFIMPGDGKHHKSVVYVENVVASCLFLLDHFSPGISQFNLVDEPSIPLNELVAIIRSSSGKSRSVIHVPLLLLKCLLPIYGILQLMKKRSRSLSFSRLDKFGSSSQFDGQKIRNLGFKQPASTEDGIRKTIEWNRKHGWD